The Janthinobacterium tructae genome contains the following window.
GCTGCGGAACCTTTTTTTGACGAGCGGCTCAGCATGCCGCTTTGCGTCTTGTTGGCCGGTAGCTCCTATGGCGGCATATTGCGCGCGTTGTAGACGCAGCCGATGATGATGGGCATGGCGACGTTACCGTCGAGAAATTGCACGGCCACTTCCATGCCCACCCGGGGCAGGCTGATGTGGCCGAAATTCGGGCCGGCCCAGTTCGATATCACGCGTATCCACGGCGAACTTTTGTCGTCGAAGGTGCCGAGGCGGTCCCAGTGGAATTGCACTTTGACTCTTCCGTAACCGTCCGTATGGATCTCCTCGCCGGGCGGCCCGACGACGGTCGCCGTCTGCACGCCGTAGATCTTCGGTTCGCGGCTATGAAAATTGCGGCCTGGGCGCCAGGGGATGGCGCGGGGGATGCACGTAAATGTGTTGCTGTAGTGCGAGGTGGCGCCGTGCCCTTGCTGATAGTTATTGCTGGCGTAGTGGTGCACGGACAGGATCAGGTATTCGCCAGCTGCGCTGTCGAAATGCCCGTCCAGGGTGAACCAGCGTCCCGGCTGCGCCGTGCGGTCATTGCCCTGCGCCTCGAACAGCTGGCCCTGGGCATCAACCTCTTCCATGCGGCGCTGGGCCAGGGCTTCGCCATCGTCGATGTTTTTAAAACCGTAGCTGCCCGTGTTTTCATACACTTCCAGGGACGGCACGGCGCCTTGCCGGTTCAGCGAGTCGCGGCTGGCGCGGGCGCTGCGCGGATTCTTGAAGTTGAAACTGGCCACCGTCATCTGGGCCGGGGTCATGCGCCGCACCGTGCGCCATTGATGTACGCCATCGTCTTCCAGGGATCCGGCCTGGTGCTGGAAGGGCATGGCGCTCGACTCTCCATCGATGGACTTGCCGGTAGTGCTGTCGTCGTCCAGCCACAAGGTGTGGCCGTCAAGGCGGTGTTCGTAGCGGTAGTGCCAGCCCAGCTGTTCCCAATGGCGGTGCAGCAGGTTGTGGTCGCTCTCGTTGTGCTGGCACGTGTAGGTGATGGCGGGGTCCAGGCCGCTGGCGGCCAGCTTGTAGTCGCGCATCAGGTAGTCATCGAAGACCTTGTCCGTCAGCGCCGCCACCGTCAGGCCGTGGAAGGCGACATTGTTTTTCCGCAAGTGCAGATGCGACAGCCATGGCTCCAGCACCATTTCATAAAAGGCGAAGCCGCCGTCCGTGCGCAGGAAGCGGAACTCGAACACGTAACCATTAAAGTAGCGCAAGGTACCGTCTTCGCGCACCAGTTCGACGGTCACCATCTTGCCCATCACCTTGTCGAGCGCGATGGCGGCGTCGTCGGACAGCACTTCCACCACATGGGAAAAATCGCGCGACAGGCTTTCGCTGGCGTCCAGGCTGTTGGCCAGGAACTGGATGCCGGCGGGGCCGTCGCCATGCGGAAAGTGCAGGCGCAGCAGGCGCTGGCCCTGCATGTCGCCCGTTAATGCCGTCCATGCCGCTGTCGTATCGGGGAACTGGCTCATCGCGCATCGCTTCACGGTAGGAATCGTTGACCGACTGTAGCAATAGCGAACACGGGCGTTTTGCGCCGCCGCAAGCTTCAATCTTTGAGTGAGGGCATCAATTGCATTTCGTAATGCATGTCGTCGCGGTGGCGCGGTGATGCTGCAGCACCGAGGAAACTGTTGCAGCCGAGGCCAGCTTGCCCGTTGGCCGTCAATGCCAGTCCCCTTACCTCGCTGGCGCGCAGCACCAGCACGATCTCGTAGCGCACGAGCGGCTGGCCGAACAGCATCAGCATGTGCCGCAGCGCCTCGCTGGCCGGGGCGCGCGGCAAAAAGCTGGCGTGCTGCTCTGCCGTGAGCGGACCGAGGCGCAGGCGTACGGCCAGGTCGGGGCGGCGGCAGCGCTCGCCGATGGTGGCGCGCTGGCCCAGCACGGCATTGGCCATGCACAGCGCCGTTTGTTCGCGCGGCGCCAGTGCGTCCATGGCGCCCGTCGCTTCGTCGATGTGGCAGGGCACGCCAAAGTGGTCGCCGAGGATGCGCGCCATGACGATGGACGAGATGTTGCGTTGCTGCAGCAAGCCGGAGTACAGGCCGATCGCCGCCTCGTCCTGGCCCTGGCCCTGGCCCGACTGGCAGGCGGCCAGGTCCAGCAGGCGCGACAGGAAGGCGCCGCTGTGGCTGGCTTGCTCGATGCGGTATTTTTGCCACGCGTGGTAAAACAGGGTGACGGCACGGCTGGAAAACAGGTCGAGAAAAGCGCGCGCGCTGGTGTCGCGCTCGCTATGCTGGTGCGCGGCGATGCGCTCCGAATAGTGGCTGGGCAAGCTGCCCTGGCAACCCAGCAGGCCCATGAAGGCGGGCGTGAGGTGGATGTGCTGGCTGTGGCCGGACAGCAGCGCCTGCAGCAAGGCATCGGCATCAGCGATGCCGTTTGTCGTGAGCGCCTCGATCTGGCTGGCGGGAAAGCGCAGCGAGACGCTGTTGTCGAAGCGCATGATCTTTGCCAGCGCCGTGTGCTCATCGATGCCGTGTTCGGCCAGCCAGGCCAGCAGCAGGCGCAGCGCCTGGAAGCACTCGAAGCGCTGCGGCGCGTCGAGCATTTGCTGGATCACGCTGGGATGGCGTCGGCGCTGCGTTCCGGGCATCGCAGGATTTCCTCGCCGCTGCGCTGGGACAGCAGCGTCAGTTGGCTAAAGCAGTTGAGCTGGCTGTTCAGGGCGAAGTAGCGCTGCAGCACCTGGGCAAAAATATAGATGCTGCTGCCGACGAAGGCTTGTTCGTCGATGCCCAGGCGGATGGCGATGCCGGGCATCAGGGTGGGAAACGGCACGGTCGGCATCCACGCGCGCGTGCTGCCGTGTTCCAGCGTGACGATGCCCTGGATCAGGCGCTGCGTGGTGGGCGAACGGGGCAGGTCGTACAGGCTGAGCATTTTCTGGAATTCGCCCAGGCCCGCTTGCGTCAGGCCCGAGTAATTAAGCGACAGGTGCGCAATCAGCCGCCAGTGCGTGTCCGCCAGGAAGCGCATGCTGGGCGTGGGCTTGCGCAGGAAGCGCGCGGGGATGCCGTCGGGCACGTCTTCGGCCAGCAGGTCGCCGCCGGGCAAGCCGTAATGCAACTGCGTGGGCAAGTCGCGGTTGCTGCACAGCAGTTGCGTCGAGACGGTGGCGCAGGCCGCGCTGCCCGGCGAAAATTGCGGGTCGATCAGGCAGAGGCGCATTTCATGGCCGGGGCTGATGGCCGCCACCGTTTCGTCGCGGCGCGCCAGCCAATACTGTCCTTGCGTTAGGCCATGCTCTGCCTGAGAACCCTGCAGCGAGGCATACAGCGGTAAAAAAGTGCTGAGGCGCTCGCCGGCCTCGTCCTTGCGCACCACGGTAACGGCCTCGATGCTGTGGATGTCATAGGCAAACGCATGCGTGGCATCGGCCAGCAGGGCGTAGTCGGGCTCGGTATGCGTGAGGCGGATCGGCACGCCGGACTTGGCAAACAGGTTGACGACAGGCGTGCATCCCAGCAAGAGGTTGTCGCGGCTGACGCCGGACAAGAGCCGCGCCTCGTGGCTGTCGCTGCGCACGCCCTTGAGGGGCAGGTGCAAGGTGAACTGGCGGCATTGCTTCGGCAACAGGGCCGCCAGCCGTGACCAGGCGATATCGATGAAATGGAATTTTTCCGGAAAGGCGAAATACTCGGTCAGCAGGCGCAGCGCCGGGTGCGAACGGGCGGAAATGGGGATCAGCGCGTCGTCGTCCGCATAGCCGGCCGGCGCCAGTGGCGTGCCATCGACAGCCAGCCACGGACTGTGTTCATCCAGCGCCACGTACGCGCCCGCGCCGCGCAGGAACAGGGCGTCGAGCAGGGCCGCGCGCACGGACGGTTCGCCATCGGCAAACAGGCGCAGGTTGGCAAAACCCGGCTGGTCCAGATGGTAGTTGTCACTGCTGCTGGTGAATTGAATGCTGAGCAAGGCGCTGGCGCCGTCGGGCAGGCGCAGGCCGGGCGGCGCGTCGATGATGGCTGAAAAATGCAGGCGAGAAACGGCCAGCGGCGCCAGGGTCACGTCATACACGCTGGTGAACTTGCAGGCCACGCCTTGCACCGGCTGCGAGCGCAGCACGGTGCCGCGCGGGACATGCGCCAGCTGGCCGCCACCGGGCGCCTCGTCGGCGGCGATGCGCACGATGGAGCATGCGGGAAACGGCCGCAGATAGTGCGGGTACAGGGTGTCGAGCAGGGCATGGGTGAATTGCGGATAGGCGTCGTCGAGGCGCTTGGTGACCCTGGCCGTGAGCAGGGCGACGGACTGGATCAGGCGTTCGACATGCGGATCTTCGCAGGTGTCGCCGGCGATCAGCAGGCGCCCGGCCGCTTTCGGATAACGGCTGGAAAACTCGCGCGTGTACTGGCGAAACAAGCCCAGCTCACGCTCGTAATACGGCAGCAGTTGTTCCACGGTCGCGCTCTCCGCCAGCTGGAAAGCTTCATGCTGGCATCAGGCGCGACCGTGGATGTTGATGCGTGACAATGATTCTTAGAAATGGTACTCCGCGCGTATCATCGGCGTCTTCGCCGTCTGGCCCACATTGCCCGTGGTGGCGGCCGAGTTGCCGAACTTGTTCTTCCAGTACTGGTATTCCAGGCCCACGCGGAAGGTGTTTTTCGGACTGCCCAGAGCCGCGCCCACGTCGAACATCACCTGCATGTCGATATTCGTTTCCACCGCCGTCTTGCGTCCCACTTCATCGTTGCCTTTGGAGTCGATGAGGTTAAAGAAGCCTTCGAACGAGAACAGCGGCGACAGGGGAATGCCCCAGGCGCCCGTCAGCATGGCGTGCGTTTTATACGTGTAGCGGCCCGTCACTTGCGAGATGGGCGGGAAGGCGCCGCTGGGGGCATTGCTTTCACGCAGCAACAGCAGGCTGGTATTGAAGAATCCGGGCACGTCCCACATCAAGGTCGGGCCGGCCACCAGCATGCGCTTGCGCGAGTTGTAGCCGACGTCATTTTTCGTGTTGACATCGAAACCCAGGGTGACGCCGACGCCGCGCACGGGGCCGAACTTGATGTCGCTGCCGCGCACCTTGCCGATGTCGATGGTGTTGCGGTACACCAGATACGCCTCTTGCGCGCCGGAAGTCTTGCCCAGCGCGCCAGGGTCCTTGCTGTCGGACATGAGGAAATCGAGGTTGACGAAGTTGCTGCCGTATTTGTAGCCGCTGGCGTGCGTGATGGCAAAGATGTTTTTCTTGATGTCATCGGGATTGAACGGCTCGCGGTAATCATTGCCGGCGCGCCAGCTCAGCGCGGTATCGCTCCATTCGGCAGCCTGGGCGGTTGCACCCACGCCGAGGGTGGTAGTGAGGCAGAGCAATAGACACGGTATGGTTTTTGGCACTTTCGGCTCCTGATGGCGGTGTTGGAAAACGGATACAAGGGATGGCGGGGCGCGTAGGGCGCATGATGCGCTGCGTTGCCGCAGAATGCGCGCCGTTCAATCCATGATGGGAGAGGCGCGGCGTCAGATAATATGCAGTATTTACATACCTACTATCATTTCTTGCATATAATCATCGCATCTTCCAGCCCTTGTGGGGCAAGGCGGGGGCTGTAAAGCAGCTAATTTTTTTCAAAATTGTATACAGGTGTTGTTTTTTTGTAGAAATAGAAATGGACTGCCAAACGCCAGCCCCCAAGCATCCGCGGATGCCGATACGATAGCTATCGCGATGGCTTGATGCCGCGCCGATCGATAGACGGACAACTTAGCGAGGCACGAAAAAAACAATGACGGCACGTCTCGAATTACACGACATCAGCAAGCGCTATCCGTCCGTGGTGGCGAATGACGGCATCCACCTCAGCGTGGCGCCCGGACAGATTCACGCCGTGCTCGGCGAAAACGGTGCCGGCAAATCGACCTTGATGAAAATCATCTATGGCGCCGTGCAACCCGATGGCGGGCGCATCCTGTGGAATGGCCGCGAGGTCGAGATCGCCAACCCGTCGGCTGCGCGCGCGCTGGGCATCGCCATGGTGTTCCAGCACTTTTCCCTGTTCGACACGCTCACCGTGACGGAAAACATCGCCCTCGGTTTGCCCGCCGGCACCAACATGGCGGAACTGGCGCAGCGCATCGAGGCGACGGCGCGCCAGTACGGCCTGGACCTGGAACCGCAGCGCCACGTGCACACCTTGTCGGTGGGTGAATGCCAGCGCGTGGAAATCGTGCGCGCCCTGCTGGCCAAGCCGCAACTGTTGATCCTCGATGAACCGACTTCCGTGCTGACGCCGGGCGCCGTGGAGAAACTGTTTACTACCTTGCGCCAACTGGCGGCCGAAGGCTGCAGCATCCTGTACATCAGCCACAAGCTCGACGAAATCCGCGCCCTGTGTCATACCTGCACGGTGGTGCGCGCCGGCAAGAACGCGGGCGTGTGCGATCCCACTCAGGAATCGGCGGCCAGCCTGTCGCGCATGATGATCGGCGCCGAACCGCCCGCCGTCACGCGCGTGGCGCGCACGCCCGGTGCCGTCATGCTGAGCGTGCGGCAGTTGGACTTGCCGAAGAGCCACCCGTTTGCCACGCAGTTGACGGACATTAATTTCGACGTGCGCGCGGGAGAAATCGTCGGCATCGCGGGCGTGTCCGGCAATGGCCAGCAGGAATTGCTGGCCGCGCTGTCGGGCGAGGACATGCGCGCGGCCCCCGCCAGCATCGTGCTGAACGGCACGCCGGCAGGCCGCTTGCCGCCGGGACGCCGGCGCGCCCTGGGCTTCGGCTTCGTGCCTGAGGAGCGGCTGGGTCGCGGCGCCGTGCCCGACATGGGGCTGGCCGATAACGTGTTGTTGAGCTTGCAGACCCCCGCCACCATCCGCCACGGCTTCGTGCGTCATCACGTCATCGCGCAGCGGGCGGCCGCCATCATCGCCCGCTTCCAGGTGAAGGCGGGCGGGCCGCAGTCGCTGGCGCGCAGCTTGTCTGGAGGCAATTTGCAGAAATACATAGTCGGACGCGAAGTCATGCGCGAGCCCACCGTGCTGGTGGTGGCGCAGCCGACCTGGGGCGTGGACGTGGGCGCCGCCGCGCAAATCCGCGCCGAGTTGCTGGCGCTGCGCGACGCCGGTTGCGCGCTGCTCGTCGTTTCGGAGGAACTCGATGAATTGTTCGAGATCAGCGACCGCCTGCTGGTGATGGCGAAAGGAAAAATTTCACCTTCGCTCGAGGTGGGCGAGGCCAGCGTGGCCCAGGTGGGGCAATGGATGAGCGGGCTGTGGCCACAGGAGGTAGCCCATGGCTAAGTTTGCCTTGCGCCTGGAAGCCCGTCCCACCCCGTCGCGGCTGATGTCGTGGCTGTCGCCCGTGCTGGCCGTGCTGCTCACCGTGCTGTGCGGCGCTTTGCTGTTTCTGGCGCTGGGACACGATCCGCTGGCGGGACTGGCCGTCTTCTTCGTGGAACCCTTGCGCGACGCGCACGGCTGGTCCGAGCTGGGCATCAAGGTGGCGCCGCTGCTGTTGATCGCCGTGGGCCTGGCCATCTGCTTTCGCGCCAACATTTATAACATCGGCGCGGAAGGGCAGCTGACCCTGGGCGCCATCTGCGGCGGCGCGGCGGCCCTGTACCTGGACGATGGCGTGGGCGGCGCGACCGTCATCGGCGTGTCCCTGCTGGCCGGCATGGCGGGCGGCATGGTGTGGGCGGGCCTGGTGGCGTGGCTGCGCGACCGCTACAACGCCAGCGAAATCCTCGTCTCGCTGATGCTGGTCTACATCGCCCAATTGCTGCTCAGCTATCTCGTGTACGGCGTGCTGCGCGACCCGGAAGGCTTCAACTTCCCTCAGTCGAAACTGTTGTCCGACGGCTTGCTGTTGCCGATGGTGATCAGCGACACGCGCTTGCATGTGGGCATCATCTTCGCCTTGCTGGCCTCGCTGGGCGGCTGGCTGTATTTGTCGCGCAGCATCGCCGGCTTCCGCCTGCGCGTGGGCGGCATGGCGCCGGCCGCCGCGCGGTATGCGGGTTTTTCTTCGCGCAAGACCTTGTGGTCGTCCCTGCTGATCTGCGGCGCCCTGTCCGGCCTGGCGGGCGCCTGCGAAGTGCTGGGACCGATGGGGCAGTTGACGCCCACGGTCTCGCCCGGCTACGGCTTTGCCGCCATCATCGTCGCCTTCGTGGGGCGGCTGCATCCCGTCGGCGTCCTCTTTTCCAGCTTCGTCATGGCCCTGTTCTATATCGGCGGCGAACTGGCGCAATCGCGCCTGGGGCTGCCCAGCGCGATCACGGGCGTGTTCCAGGGCATCTTGCTGTTTGCCTTGCTCGCTTGCGACGTGCTGATCCAATATAAATTGCGCTGGAGAAAACATGGATAACCTGGCCCTGACGATAGCGCCCTTGATCGCCGCCAGCATCAATGCGGGCACGCCGCTGATGCTCGCCGCGCTCGGTTTATTGGTGAATGAAAAGGCGGGCGTGGTGAACCTGGGCGCGGAAGGCATGATGCTGGTGTCGGCCATCACGGGCTTTGCCGTGGCCGTCAACACGGGCAGCCCCACCCTGGGCTTCCTGGCGGGGGCGGGCGCCAGCATGGTGCTGTCCGGCTTCTTTGCCTGGCTGACCGTGTGGCTGGGCACGAACCAGTACGCGACGGGCCTGGCTTTATCGCTGTTCGGCGCGGGCGCCTCCACCTACATCGGCCTGAAGTATGTGGGCAACAGCTTGCAGAACGGCCGCTTCGGCATCCCATTCCTGGAAGACATTCCCGTGCTGGGGCCGGCCCTGTTCCGCCAGCATCCGATGGTGTATCTGTCGCTGCTGCTGTGCGTGGCCATCGCCTGGTTTTTGTACCGCACGCGGGCGGGACTCGTGCTGCGCGCCGTGGGCGAGTCGCCCGCTTCCGCGCATGCGCTCGGTTACCCCGTGCGCCGCATCCGCCTGGCGGCCGTGCTGTTCGGCGGCGCCTGCTGTGGCCTGGCCGGCGCGTTTTTGTCGCTCGTGTACACGCCGCTGTGGGTCGAGGGCATGGTGGCGGGGCGCGGATGGATCGCGCTGGCGCTGACCACGTTTGCCACCTGGCGCCCCGCGCGCGTGGTGGGCGGCGCCTACCTGTTTGGCGGCATCACCATTCTGACCTTCCATGCGCAGGCGCTGGGCGTGCCCATCGCTTCGCAACTGCTGTCGATGTTGCCGTATCTGGCGGCCATCGTCGTGCTCGTGCTCATTTCCAGCAATGCCAATTACATCAAGCTCAACATGCCCGCTTCGCTGGGGAAAAATTTCAATCCCGGAAATTAATCACTCACCACAAGGAAAACCATGTCCAAGAAATTACTGTGCGCCGCCGTTTGCAGTGCCATTCTGATGCCTGCCATGGCCGCCGCGCCCGCCGCCGCTCCATTGAATGTCGGTTTTGTTTATATCAGCCCCATCGGCGACGCGGGCTGGACCACCCAGCATGACCAGGCGCGCAAGGAAATGGAAAAGGCGCTGGGCAACAAGATCACCACCAAGTTTGTGGAAAACGTGCCGGAGAGCGCCGATGCGGAACGCGTGATCCGCGACTTGGCGCAAACGGGCAGCAAGCTGGTCATCACGACCTCGTTCGGTTACATGAATCCCACCTTGAAAGTGGCGAAGCAATTTCCTAATGTGAAGTTCATCCACCTGACTGGCTACAAGACGGCCGTCAACGTGGCCAACACGAATGCCCGTTTCTACGAAGGCCGCTACCTGGCCGGCGTGTTGGCAGGCAAGATGAGCAAGACGCATGTGGCTGGTTACGTGGCGGCGTTTCCCATCCCGGAAGTGTTGCAGGGCGTTAATGCCTTCACGCGTGGCATGCGCAGCGTCGACCCGAAGGCGGAAGTGAAAGTGGTGTGGGTGAATAGCTGGTTCGACCCGGGCAAAGAGCGCGACGCGGCCATCACCCTGATCGGCCAGGGCGCCGACGTGGTCACCCACCACACGGACTCGACCGCCGTGGTGCAGGCGGCGGAAGAGAAGGGCAAGTATGCGATCGCCTACCACTCGGACATGAAAAAGTACGGGCCGAAGGCGCAGCTGGCTGCCGTCACCCACCATTGGGGCGA
Protein-coding sequences here:
- a CDS encoding type VI secretion system Vgr family protein — translated: MSQFPDTTAAWTALTGDMQGQRLLRLHFPHGDGPAGIQFLANSLDASESLSRDFSHVVEVLSDDAAIALDKVMGKMVTVELVREDGTLRYFNGYVFEFRFLRTDGGFAFYEMVLEPWLSHLHLRKNNVAFHGLTVAALTDKVFDDYLMRDYKLAASGLDPAITYTCQHNESDHNLLHRHWEQLGWHYRYEHRLDGHTLWLDDDSTTGKSIDGESSAMPFQHQAGSLEDDGVHQWRTVRRMTPAQMTVASFNFKNPRSARASRDSLNRQGAVPSLEVYENTGSYGFKNIDDGEALAQRRMEEVDAQGQLFEAQGNDRTAQPGRWFTLDGHFDSAAGEYLILSVHHYASNNYQQGHGATSHYSNTFTCIPRAIPWRPGRNFHSREPKIYGVQTATVVGPPGEEIHTDGYGRVKVQFHWDRLGTFDDKSSPWIRVISNWAGPNFGHISLPRVGMEVAVQFLDGNVAMPIIIGCVYNARNMPP
- a CDS encoding BMP family ABC transporter substrate-binding protein, giving the protein MSKKLLCAAVCSAILMPAMAAAPAAAPLNVGFVYISPIGDAGWTTQHDQARKEMEKALGNKITTKFVENVPESADAERVIRDLAQTGSKLVITTSFGYMNPTLKVAKQFPNVKFIHLTGYKTAVNVANTNARFYEGRYLAGVLAGKMSKTHVAGYVAAFPIPEVLQGVNAFTRGMRSVDPKAEVKVVWVNSWFDPGKERDAAITLIGQGADVVTHHTDSTAVVQAAEEKGKYAIAYHSDMKKYGPKAQLAAVTHHWGEYYTKQAQAVLDGTWKSSSTWGGIKDGMVKLEGINAAVPADVKQFVLAREKDLVAGKLNPFSAPIKDNDGKVRLDKGVLDDAALTKMDYFVEGVAGKVSGK
- the tssF gene encoding type VI secretion system baseplate subunit TssF, with product MEQLLPYYERELGLFRQYTREFSSRYPKAAGRLLIAGDTCEDPHVERLIQSVALLTARVTKRLDDAYPQFTHALLDTLYPHYLRPFPACSIVRIAADEAPGGGQLAHVPRGTVLRSQPVQGVACKFTSVYDVTLAPLAVSRLHFSAIIDAPPGLRLPDGASALLSIQFTSSSDNYHLDQPGFANLRLFADGEPSVRAALLDALFLRGAGAYVALDEHSPWLAVDGTPLAPAGYADDDALIPISARSHPALRLLTEYFAFPEKFHFIDIAWSRLAALLPKQCRQFTLHLPLKGVRSDSHEARLLSGVSRDNLLLGCTPVVNLFAKSGVPIRLTHTEPDYALLADATHAFAYDIHSIEAVTVVRKDEAGERLSTFLPLYASLQGSQAEHGLTQGQYWLARRDETVAAISPGHEMRLCLIDPQFSPGSAACATVSTQLLCSNRDLPTQLHYGLPGGDLLAEDVPDGIPARFLRKPTPSMRFLADTHWRLIAHLSLNYSGLTQAGLGEFQKMLSLYDLPRSPTTQRLIQGIVTLEHGSTRAWMPTVPFPTLMPGIAIRLGIDEQAFVGSSIYIFAQVLQRYFALNSQLNCFSQLTLLSQRSGEEILRCPERSADAIPA
- the tssG gene encoding type VI secretion system baseplate subunit TssG, coding for MPGTQRRRHPSVIQQMLDAPQRFECFQALRLLLAWLAEHGIDEHTALAKIMRFDNSVSLRFPASQIEALTTNGIADADALLQALLSGHSQHIHLTPAFMGLLGCQGSLPSHYSERIAAHQHSERDTSARAFLDLFSSRAVTLFYHAWQKYRIEQASHSGAFLSRLLDLAACQSGQGQGQDEAAIGLYSGLLQQRNISSIVMARILGDHFGVPCHIDEATGAMDALAPREQTALCMANAVLGQRATIGERCRRPDLAVRLRLGPLTAEQHASFLPRAPASEALRHMLMLFGQPLVRYEIVLVLRASEVRGLALTANGQAGLGCNSFLGAAASPRHRDDMHYEMQLMPSLKD
- a CDS encoding ABC transporter ATP-binding protein is translated as MTARLELHDISKRYPSVVANDGIHLSVAPGQIHAVLGENGAGKSTLMKIIYGAVQPDGGRILWNGREVEIANPSAARALGIAMVFQHFSLFDTLTVTENIALGLPAGTNMAELAQRIEATARQYGLDLEPQRHVHTLSVGECQRVEIVRALLAKPQLLILDEPTSVLTPGAVEKLFTTLRQLAAEGCSILYISHKLDEIRALCHTCTVVRAGKNAGVCDPTQESAASLSRMMIGAEPPAVTRVARTPGAVMLSVRQLDLPKSHPFATQLTDINFDVRAGEIVGIAGVSGNGQQELLAALSGEDMRAAPASIVLNGTPAGRLPPGRRRALGFGFVPEERLGRGAVPDMGLADNVLLSLQTPATIRHGFVRHHVIAQRAAAIIARFQVKAGGPQSLARSLSGGNLQKYIVGREVMREPTVLVVAQPTWGVDVGAAAQIRAELLALRDAGCALLVVSEELDELFEISDRLLVMAKGKISPSLEVGEASVAQVGQWMSGLWPQEVAHG
- a CDS encoding outer envelope protein, translating into MPKTIPCLLLCLTTTLGVGATAQAAEWSDTALSWRAGNDYREPFNPDDIKKNIFAITHASGYKYGSNFVNLDFLMSDSKDPGALGKTSGAQEAYLVYRNTIDIGKVRGSDIKFGPVRGVGVTLGFDVNTKNDVGYNSRKRMLVAGPTLMWDVPGFFNTSLLLLRESNAPSGAFPPISQVTGRYTYKTHAMLTGAWGIPLSPLFSFEGFFNLIDSKGNDEVGRKTAVETNIDMQVMFDVGAALGSPKNTFRVGLEYQYWKNKFGNSAATTGNVGQTAKTPMIRAEYHF
- a CDS encoding ABC transporter permease, coding for MDNLALTIAPLIAASINAGTPLMLAALGLLVNEKAGVVNLGAEGMMLVSAITGFAVAVNTGSPTLGFLAGAGASMVLSGFFAWLTVWLGTNQYATGLALSLFGAGASTYIGLKYVGNSLQNGRFGIPFLEDIPVLGPALFRQHPMVYLSLLLCVAIAWFLYRTRAGLVLRAVGESPASAHALGYPVRRIRLAAVLFGGACCGLAGAFLSLVYTPLWVEGMVAGRGWIALALTTFATWRPARVVGGAYLFGGITILTFHAQALGVPIASQLLSMLPYLAAIVVLVLISSNANYIKLNMPASLGKNFNPGN
- a CDS encoding ABC transporter permease; this encodes MAKFALRLEARPTPSRLMSWLSPVLAVLLTVLCGALLFLALGHDPLAGLAVFFVEPLRDAHGWSELGIKVAPLLLIAVGLAICFRANIYNIGAEGQLTLGAICGGAAALYLDDGVGGATVIGVSLLAGMAGGMVWAGLVAWLRDRYNASEILVSLMLVYIAQLLLSYLVYGVLRDPEGFNFPQSKLLSDGLLLPMVISDTRLHVGIIFALLASLGGWLYLSRSIAGFRLRVGGMAPAAARYAGFSSRKTLWSSLLICGALSGLAGACEVLGPMGQLTPTVSPGYGFAAIIVAFVGRLHPVGVLFSSFVMALFYIGGELAQSRLGLPSAITGVFQGILLFALLACDVLIQYKLRWRKHG